A genomic stretch from Megalobrama amblycephala isolate DHTTF-2021 linkage group LG22, ASM1881202v1, whole genome shotgun sequence includes:
- the LOC125257945 gene encoding PHD finger protein ALFIN-LIKE 5-like, translated as MEIALTLLHQSDDLSELCHFCGEAETFEDSEEEAETLKDTGGETETFEDSEVLWIACDYCGRWFHLKCVGNPSTEKEYKCVSCNK; from the exons ATGGAGATTGCTTTAACACTGCTACACCAATCTG ATGACCTAAGTGAACTGTGCCACTTTTGTGGAGAGGCAGAAACATTTGAAGACTCTGAAGAAGAGGCAGAAACATTAAAAGACACTGGAGGAGAGACTGAAACATTTGAAGACTCTGAAGTTCTTTGG ATTGCTTGTGACTACTGCGGGCGGTGGTTCCACTTAAAATGTGTGGGCAATCCATCTACAGAGAAAGAATACAAATGTGTTTCTTGCAATAAATGA